CCGAGATCGCAGGCGATCTTGTCGAGGTGGCACTCGAGCGCGAACCGGGGCTGGGGCGTGCCGTGGCCCCGCTTGGGCCCGCACGGCGGCTTGTTTGTGAACACCCGCACGCCCTCGAAGCGATAGGCCGGCAACCGGTAGGTGACGGTCTGCAGCGCGCCCGTGTAGAACAGCGACGCCACGCCGTACGAGCCGTAAGACCCGCCGTCCAGGAACACCTTGAAGTGCATCCCGAGCAGGTCGCCCTCCCGCGTGACCCCGGTCCTGACCCACATGAGGGCCGGGTGGCGGCCGCGGTGGCAGTAGAACACCTCCTCGCGCGTCAACTCGATCTTGACCGGCCGGCCGGTGAGTTGCGCCAGGCGACAGGCGACGATTTCGTGCGCGAACGGGTCGGTCTTGCCGCCGAATCCCCCGCCGATCGGCGGCGCGATCACCCGGACGTGAGCGGCGGGCATCTCCAGGGCCATCGCCAGCGCCCGGTGGACGTAGTGGGGCGTCTGGGTCGAGGACCAGAGCGTCAGCTTGCCGTCGGGAGCGCATTGCGCAAGGCAAGCGTGCGTCTCGAGGGGCATGTGGGCGTTGCCGGCGTAGAAGAAGACGTCCTCGCGGACGTGAGCGGCCCCCGCGAACGCCGCGTCCACGTCGCCGAACGAAAGCGCCACCGCCTTGTGGACGTTGCCCGGGCCCTCGCCGTACTCGTGGAGGCGCACGCCGCCCTCAGCCAGGGCTTCCTGGATCGAGAGGACCGCCGGGAGCGCCTCGTACTCGACCGCGATGAGATCGCAGGCCGCCTCGGCGGTGGCCTCGTCGACGGCCGCCACCGCGGCGATCGGATCGCCGACCATCCGCACGTGATCCCGCTTGAGCGCCTCCTCGTCCTGGCTGACCGGCAGGATGCCGTACTTGACCGCCGGCAGGTCGGCCGCCGTGATCACCGCGTAGACGCCCGGCAGGGCGCGGGCGGCCGCGGTGTCGATGCGCCGGATGCGGGCGTGCGGGCGATCGGCGCGCCGGAGCTTGCCATACGCCATCCGCGGCAGGGACAGATCGCCGGCGTAGCGGGCCTGCCCGGTCACCTTGTCCCAGACGTCGACCTTCGGCAGGGGCTTGCCGACGACGGCCAGATCGGGCTCAGGCCCGGCCATCGCGGGCTCCCTCCGAGGCCGGCACGGAGGCCGGCCCCACCGAGTCGCCCACAGACAGCGGCCCCACCCGGTCGGGCATGGAAGCCTGGTCGAGGGCAGCGGCCGGCGCCGATGCCATCCGGCGGCCGGCCAGGGCCACGGCATCCAGGATCTTCTCGTAGCCCGTGCAGCGGCACAGGTTGCCGGAAAGCCCCTGCTGGATTACCTCCCGCGTCGCCAGCGGCCGTTCGGCCAGCAAGGCCCGGGCGGACATCAGCATCCCTGGGGTGCAGTACCCGCACTGCGCGGCCCCCAGTTCGGCAAACGCCTGCTGGAGCGGGTGCAACTGCCCGCCGGCGGCCAATCCCTCCACGGTCTGCACGTCGCGGCCCTGCGCCTCGATGGCCAGGACCAGGCAGGCCAGGACCGGTTTTTCATCCAGGAGTACCGTGCACGCGCCGCACTCGCCCAGGTCGCAGCCGTGCTTGGTGCCGGTGAGCGCCAAGTCTTCGCGCAGCACCTCGAGCAGGGTGCGGTGCTGGGCGGCGGCCACGATCCGCCGCTCGCCGTTGACTTGCAGCGCCAGCAGGACGGGCTCGGGCGGTTGACCGGGCATTCCCTCTTCGTACCTGACGCGGGCCCGGGCCGCGATTCGGACAACCTACGTATGTTTAGGTAAGAACCCCTTACTCCCCCGCCTACCGCGTCAACGAGTCGTACGCCTGCCGTTTGTTAATACGCCCGCCGGCGGGGCGTCTCCGGCCGAAAGACTCACGAAAACTCAACAGGCTTAACCATTTCAGGCCCTTGCCCTCGGCCGTGCGGCGACATATGATCGAACAAACGTTTCAGGAGGTGGCCCGTGTACCGCGATCCCGCTTTTCAGGAACCTTTCTCCACCTGGGACCCCACGCGCCTGCTCGCCATGGGCCGGCACTGCGGCTGGCGCAGCCTGCAGGCCAAGTGGGCCTTCCTGGCGCTCCTGCCCGAGATCGCGCTCAAGGAGGCTTA
This DNA window, taken from Candidatus Tanganyikabacteria bacterium, encodes the following:
- a CDS encoding (2Fe-2S)-binding protein → MPGQPPEPVLLALQVNGERRIVAAAQHRTLLEVLREDLALTGTKHGCDLGECGACTVLLDEKPVLACLVLAIEAQGRDVQTVEGLAAGGQLHPLQQAFAELGAAQCGYCTPGMLMSARALLAERPLATREVIQQGLSGNLCRCTGYEKILDAVALAGRRMASAPAAALDQASMPDRVGPLSVGDSVGPASVPASEGARDGRA